In one Brassica oleracea var. oleracea cultivar TO1000 chromosome C9, BOL, whole genome shotgun sequence genomic region, the following are encoded:
- the LOC106315690 gene encoding nascent polypeptide-associated complex subunit alpha-like protein 4 encodes MPGPVIEEVNTEEQLIDAIKEQMKLQNDNDVVVEDVKDGEEEDDIDDDEDDNVDGAGQNESSKQSRSEKKSRKAMLKLGMKPVTDVSRVTIKRSKNVLFVISKPDVFKSPNSETYVIFGEAKIDDMSSQLQAQAAQRFKMPDVASMIPNADASEAVTVAQEEEDDDDDDVDETGVEAKDIDLVMTQAGVSKAKAVKALKTNDGDIVSAIMELTT; translated from the exons ATGCCAGGCCCAGTCATTGAAGAAGTTAACACTGAGGAGCAGTTGATCGATGCCATCAAAGAGCAAATGAAGCTCCAG AACGACAATGATGTCGTTGTTGAGGATGTGAAAGATGGAGAGGAAGAAGATGATATTGATGACGACGAAGACGATAACGTCGATG GAGCTGGTCAGAATGAGAGCTCAAAGCAAAGTAGAAGCGAGAAGAAAAGCCGCAAAGCAATGCTGAAACTTGGAATGAAACCTGTCACTGATGTTAGCAGAGTCACAATCAAGAGATCAAAGAAC GTTTTGTTTGTCATCTCGAAGCCAGATGTGTTCAAGAGTCCCAACTCTGAGACCTATGTGATATTCGGTGAGGCCAAGATTGATGATATGAGCTCTCAGCTACAAGCCCAAGCTGCTCAGAGGTTCAAGATGCCTGATGTTGCGTCTATGATCCCCAACGCTGATGCCTCTGAAGCAGTCACTGTTGCACAAGAGGAGGAAGATGATGATGATGATGATGTTGATGAGACTGGTGTTGAAGCTAAGGACATTGATCTTGTGATGACTCAAGCTGGTGTCTCAAAGGCCAAAGCCGTTAAGGCTCTTAAGACTAATGATGGAGATATCGTTTCCGCCATTATGGAACTCACGACATAG